One Barnesiella propionica genomic window carries:
- the rpsI gene encoding 30S ribosomal protein S9 — MEVVNAIGRRKAAVARVFVSEGTGVITINKRDLAIYFPSSILQFIVKQPLSKLGVAEQYDIKVNLDGGGYKGQAEALRLAIARALVKINPENKPALKAEGFMTRDPRAVERKKPGRPKARKRFQFSKR, encoded by the coding sequence ATGGAAGTAGTTAATGCAATAGGTAGACGTAAAGCTGCAGTAGCACGTGTATTCGTAAGCGAAGGTACAGGGGTAATCACTATAAACAAACGTGATTTGGCAATATACTTCCCTTCATCCATTCTTCAGTTTATCGTAAAGCAGCCTCTTTCGAAATTAGGCGTTGCCGAACAATACGATATTAAAGTGAATTTGGATGGTGGAGGTTACAAGGGTCAAGCGGAAGCATTGCGTTTGGCAATTGCCCGTGCCCTGGTAAAAATCAACCCTGAGAACAAACCTGCACTTAAGGCAGAAGGATTCATGACTCGTGACCCGCGTGCTGTAGAGCGTAAAAAACCTGGTCGTCCCAAGGCTCGTAAGAGATTCCAGTTCAGCAAACGTTAA